In the Telopea speciosissima isolate NSW1024214 ecotype Mountain lineage chromosome 2, Tspe_v1, whole genome shotgun sequence genome, one interval contains:
- the LOC122653082 gene encoding 1-acyl-sn-glycerol-3-phosphate acyltransferase BAT2, chloroplastic-like: MEVLSCCTPFISLPTISLKSRGSPAKPVMCSIVNIVQTNNSAFRRKHGATMWGPFNNNMNVYQLFDDINLQNWCKVPRNVVVQSELAGTGSPHAAYPLAEFQLGSKVRGICFYAVTAVAAIFLFVVMLVTHPFVILFDRYRRKVHHLVAKIWATLTVLPFFKVEFEGLENLPPPETAAVYVSNHQSFLDIYTLLILGRNFKFISKTGIFVFPVIGWAMFLMGTIPLKRMDSKSQLDCLKRCIDLVKQGASVFFFPEGTRSKDGKMGVFKKGAFSVAAKTGAPVVPITLLGTGNLMPAGMEVTLNSGSVKVVIHKPIVGNNPEILCEKARNTIEDVLIHHS; this comes from the exons ATGGAAGTTCTTTCGTGCTGTACACCATTTATTTCTCTTCCCACCATTTCACTCAAGTCAAGGGGTTCTCCAGCAAAGCCTGTTATGTGCTCAATTGTTAACA TTGTGCAAACAAACAATTCTGCGTTTCGAAGAAAACATGGTGCTACAATGTGGGGCCCTTTCAACAATAACATGAATGTCTATCAACTATTTGATGATATTAACTTGCAAAATTGGTGTAAGGTGCCACGAAATGTTGTTGTACAATCCGAACTTGCTGGAACTGGGTCTCCTCATGCTGCCTATCCACTTGCAG AATTCCAGTTGGGCTCAAAAGTCAGAGGAATTTGTTTTTATGCTGTGACTGCTGTTGCTGCCATTTTCCTGTTTGTGGTCATGTTGGTGACTCATccttttgttatcttatttgaTCGGTACCGAAGGAAAGTACATCATCTTGTTGCAAAGATTTGGGCAACTTTAACTGTTCTTCCATTCTTTAAGGTAGAATTTGAGGGACTAGAGAATTTGCCACCACCAGAGACCGCTGCTGTATATGTTTCTAACCACCAGAGTTTTTTGGACATCTATACTCTTCTGATTCTTGGCAGAAACTTCAAATTCATTAGCAAGACTGGAATTTTTGTCTTTCCTGTTATTGGATGGGCAATGTTCCTAATGGGTACTATTCCTTTGAAGCGAATGGACAGCAAGAGTCAATTG GACTGTCTAAAGCGTTGCATAGATCTGGTGAAACAGGGggcttctgtttttttctttcctgaGGGAACCCGGAGTAAAGATGGGAAGATGGGTGTATTTAAG AAAGGTGCATTTAGTGTTGCAGCAAAAACTGGAGCACCAGTTGTACCAATTACTCTTTTGGGAACTGGCAATCTTATGCCTGCTGGGATGGAGGTCACATTGAATTCAGGATCTGTGAAAGTTGTCATTCACAAACCTATAGTAGGAAACAATCCAGAGATATTGTGTGAAAAAGCAAGAAATACTATAGAAGATGTTCTCATTCATCATAGCTGA